In Pseudoalteromonas piratica, the following proteins share a genomic window:
- a CDS encoding arylsulfatase: MKKITKHLKQCLVALSLLTIAVASHAADKPNIVVVWGDDIGQSNISAYTRGLVGYTTPNIDRIANEGMIFTDYYGEQSCTAGRSSFITGQSVFRTGLSKVGLPGAELGLRKEDPTIATLLKSKGYATGQFGKNHLGDRDEHLPTAHGFDEFFGNLYHLNAEEEPENVDYPKDPAFRKKFGPRGVIKSSADGKIEDTGPLTKKRMETIDDEATAAAIDFMQRQVKKKKPFFMWWNATRMHFRTHIKPESKGISGQNFYGDGMVEHDNHVGQILDEIDKLGIKDNTIVFYSTDNGPHLNTWPDAAATPFRGEKNTNWEGGWRVPAMVRWPGKIKPGSVSNEIMHHMDWMPTLLAAAGDSKVKKDLLKGKRVGSMNYKVHLDGYNFLPHLMGKQKEGPRKEIFYFSDDGDLTALRYEDWKFIFMEQREVGTLNIWAEPFVPLRVPRILNLRRDPYEIAPITSNTYYDWMIDRVYMLVPVQAYVGKFLATFKEYPPRQKAASFSLDQVMEKLQTPVNN; encoded by the coding sequence ATGAAAAAAATAACAAAACACTTAAAGCAGTGCTTGGTTGCTTTGTCGTTATTGACGATAGCCGTTGCATCTCATGCTGCAGATAAACCCAATATTGTAGTGGTTTGGGGTGATGATATTGGCCAATCGAATATTAGTGCGTATACCCGTGGTTTGGTGGGATATACCACGCCAAATATTGATCGTATCGCCAATGAAGGAATGATTTTTACAGATTATTATGGTGAGCAAAGTTGTACTGCTGGCCGCTCATCTTTTATCACAGGTCAATCTGTGTTTCGTACAGGTTTATCTAAAGTCGGTTTACCAGGTGCTGAGCTTGGCCTTCGTAAAGAAGACCCAACGATTGCAACATTATTAAAATCGAAGGGGTATGCTACTGGGCAATTTGGTAAAAACCACTTAGGTGATCGTGACGAACACTTGCCAACAGCGCATGGTTTTGATGAGTTTTTTGGCAACCTTTATCACCTTAATGCTGAAGAAGAACCAGAAAATGTTGATTACCCAAAAGATCCGGCATTTCGTAAAAAATTTGGTCCACGTGGTGTAATCAAATCTTCAGCTGACGGCAAAATAGAAGATACTGGACCGCTCACTAAAAAACGCATGGAAACAATTGATGACGAAGCAACTGCTGCGGCAATTGACTTTATGCAACGTCAGGTGAAGAAGAAAAAGCCATTCTTTATGTGGTGGAATGCTACGCGAATGCATTTCCGTACGCACATTAAACCAGAAAGTAAAGGTATTTCAGGCCAGAACTTTTATGGTGATGGCATGGTGGAACACGATAACCATGTCGGCCAAATTTTGGATGAAATTGATAAGTTAGGCATCAAAGACAATACCATCGTATTTTATTCGACCGATAATGGTCCTCACTTAAATACATGGCCTGATGCTGCAGCAACGCCATTCCGCGGCGAGAAAAACACAAACTGGGAAGGCGGTTGGCGAGTGCCGGCAATGGTACGTTGGCCGGGTAAAATTAAGCCTGGTTCTGTATCCAATGAAATTATGCATCATATGGATTGGATGCCAACTTTATTAGCTGCTGCAGGCGATTCTAAGGTTAAGAAAGATCTGTTAAAAGGTAAGCGTGTTGGTAGCATGAACTATAAAGTGCACTTAGATGGTTACAATTTCTTACCACACCTTATGGGTAAGCAAAAGGAAGGCCCGCGTAAGGAGATTTTTTATTTTTCAGATGATGGTGATCTAACGGCATTACGTTACGAAGATTGGAAGTTCATATTTATGGAACAAAGAGAGGTTGGCACATTGAATATTTGGGCTGAACCGTTTGTGCCATTACGTGTGCCACGTATTCTTAATTTACGTCGCGATCCATATGAAATTGCGCCAATCACCTCAAATACGTATTATGATTGGATGATAGATAGGGTATATATGTTGGTACCGGTTCAGGCGTATGTTGGCAAATTCCTAGCAACTTTCAAAGAATACCCGCCAAGACAAAAAGCTGCGAGCTTTAGCCTAGATCAGGTGATGGAAAAGTTACAAACGCCAGTTAATAACTAA
- a CDS encoding EAL domain-containing protein, translating to MFHKVFSFLLILLITCSVNAAEYSRYLQNYSVEDGLSQSYVNQTVQDDLGYLWIATDYGLNRFDGYEFEKITGPDNVFANDGIIGIHKLSNGQLIISTYYTGAYFLDPITLDATRFYDGKLIETKDELLSVEDALEEGNRLWLAIGRHLVLYDKESRNFSVVFSLGDSADLIRTLFHKDDYIYFGTSKGLYVYHIETGGAGLTSHKPSSLKDTQDNNNVKYLAWDHRLGLLVGTVEGLYAIKPNELVVKPRMLIPDLNIWGVVRNSNAFYIGSEKGLYRFDPITFDLSLLAQFSKRHPLVSNDAIKHIFQDDSGLLWLASESKGVYYWHPDLQKFSSFSKASGVDLSNSAVNDFIEIEPGILWIATENGLTKLDTESKSTSHFFTENDVKNKWGSHFISNIFDAGDGKIWLLHTQGLTLFDTVNEVVVPSNLSQEVNEEFSQLFPYGIHAIDNEKFIFVSHKGHFLLDTQKNQIKSLSNLDKQFDTDLSVGFKKSFIDDSGVLFSVGGEIYHYNYQEDTYHLIHQLENYQVHDFKFASDWVRDADGIIWIAYNGHGILALDEKLQVHKEITFADGLSDNRLFSITQSGNDAIWISSQSGLMKYDKSLDTINEYTHEQGLISDELYNSPHKLKDGRIAFTSPAGIVLFNANDLEKSGKDKPVKLLDLEVKSREERTTIANMAKQTFTLEHDDFGLKFHFSNFDFANQKQIKYRVELEGPSPVLYENYTKNNIEFTRLLPGKYTFKVAAYSLKTGLTGRTESYQFIVKHNPWTSPWAIGGYLLILLIGFAGVYSRRVKQQHILQKLHDDSLAAKERARLALEASNSGVWVYNTQNNHLYQERITSDLGYGSEVESSLHDHMMLIHPEDRKRLDAEWRLFSTGKTKLWDVSYRMRAKSGDWVWYRDMGKRSKENNSDGSPVYTGTYTNINETKNKAMEARLYGEALRKMNEWLIILDSQFQLVASNEAFNKRFSQNGQDANQATLLALFDENKQAEYREQLAKLKPGQHLRREEVWVFDDERIDVLLSISTIGDESITNYVVVVTDLTQQKQVEQKLTQMANFDHLTQLANRSLINDRIEQAVLHAKNKVVAVLFIDLDRFKQVNDSLGHSIGDRLLVQVANRMTKVVGEQHSVGRQSGDEFIILFEDVVSPEEVSQYANELNKQLEKPYTIDGNTINISSSIGISFYPFDAESTEELIQNADIAMIHAKNSGRNCYRFYTDQLNKEARNRVLLENDLVNAVKQNKLTNFYQPIINTQSQKTVGVELLLRWFNNEEMISPGVFIPLAEQIGQIVRITELALEKATLELKDWLLIDSNRYLSINLSALHIGQPNLVKSFLDILASTGVSPNQIRLEITEGILIDDTANALEQLQRLKDAGFKLYLDDFGTGYSSLTYINQFPIDVIKIDQSFIRQMLSSKTNQAIVQTIAVLAKNLGTYCIAEGVEELTQVTVLKRLGCHNLQGFYFAKPVPANIFLSEDFQSTLSRKINACKNA from the coding sequence TTGTTTCATAAAGTCTTTTCATTTTTACTTATCTTACTCATCACGTGTAGTGTTAATGCTGCAGAATACAGCCGTTATCTTCAAAATTATTCTGTTGAAGATGGTCTATCCCAAAGTTATGTGAACCAAACTGTTCAAGATGATTTAGGCTACTTATGGATAGCAACTGACTATGGCTTAAATCGCTTTGATGGTTATGAGTTCGAGAAAATAACAGGCCCAGATAATGTCTTTGCAAATGATGGCATCATTGGAATACATAAGCTCTCAAACGGCCAGCTGATTATTAGCACTTATTATACGGGAGCGTATTTCTTAGATCCTATTACCCTAGATGCAACACGCTTTTATGATGGCAAATTGATTGAAACAAAAGATGAGCTGCTAAGCGTTGAAGATGCTCTTGAAGAGGGAAACCGACTATGGCTTGCCATTGGTAGGCATTTAGTACTTTATGACAAAGAAAGCAGAAACTTTAGCGTTGTGTTTTCGCTCGGTGATAGCGCTGATCTTATTCGCACCTTATTTCATAAAGATGATTATATCTATTTTGGAACCTCAAAAGGATTGTATGTTTATCACATAGAAACTGGCGGTGCAGGGCTTACCAGTCATAAACCTTCCTCTTTAAAAGATACCCAAGATAATAATAATGTTAAATACCTTGCTTGGGATCACCGATTAGGGCTATTGGTGGGCACGGTTGAAGGGTTATATGCTATTAAGCCAAACGAATTGGTTGTTAAACCTCGTATGTTAATTCCAGACCTTAATATTTGGGGAGTGGTCCGTAACTCAAACGCTTTTTATATTGGATCGGAAAAGGGTTTATATCGTTTTGATCCAATTACCTTCGACTTAAGTTTATTAGCACAGTTTTCTAAGCGTCATCCTTTGGTAAGTAATGACGCGATAAAACACATCTTTCAAGATGATAGTGGTTTGTTATGGTTGGCATCAGAATCAAAAGGGGTGTACTACTGGCACCCCGATTTACAAAAATTTTCTAGTTTTAGTAAGGCATCAGGGGTCGACTTATCCAATTCTGCGGTAAACGATTTTATTGAAATTGAACCGGGTATATTGTGGATTGCGACAGAAAACGGTTTAACAAAGCTGGATACTGAAAGTAAAAGCACGTCACACTTTTTCACTGAGAATGATGTCAAAAATAAATGGGGCAGCCATTTTATTTCAAATATTTTCGACGCTGGTGACGGGAAAATTTGGCTACTACACACCCAAGGCCTAACACTATTTGATACAGTCAATGAAGTGGTTGTGCCTTCAAATTTATCACAAGAAGTCAACGAAGAGTTCAGTCAATTATTCCCTTATGGTATTCATGCCATTGATAATGAAAAGTTTATTTTTGTTAGCCACAAAGGACACTTTTTACTCGACACGCAGAAAAATCAAATTAAGTCATTGTCAAACTTGGACAAACAGTTCGATACCGATTTATCGGTGGGGTTTAAAAAAAGTTTTATTGATGATTCAGGCGTGTTGTTTAGTGTTGGTGGCGAAATTTATCACTACAACTACCAAGAGGATACTTATCACTTAATCCATCAACTCGAAAACTATCAGGTGCATGATTTTAAGTTTGCATCTGACTGGGTACGTGACGCTGACGGTATTATATGGATAGCTTACAATGGCCATGGCATTTTAGCGCTAGACGAAAAATTGCAAGTGCATAAAGAAATTACCTTTGCTGATGGGCTATCTGACAACAGACTTTTTAGTATCACCCAAAGTGGCAACGATGCTATTTGGATTAGTTCGCAAAGTGGTTTAATGAAATACGACAAATCACTTGATACGATAAACGAATATACCCATGAACAAGGCTTAATTAGTGATGAACTTTATAATTCACCGCATAAATTAAAAGATGGACGCATCGCGTTTACTTCGCCTGCGGGTATTGTGCTGTTCAATGCTAACGATCTTGAGAAAAGCGGAAAAGATAAACCTGTAAAGCTACTGGACTTAGAAGTAAAGTCCCGTGAAGAGCGTACTACGATTGCTAATATGGCAAAGCAGACCTTTACTCTAGAGCATGATGATTTTGGATTAAAATTTCATTTTTCCAATTTTGATTTTGCCAATCAAAAACAAATCAAATATCGAGTAGAGCTTGAAGGACCCAGTCCTGTTCTGTATGAAAACTATACCAAGAATAATATTGAATTTACGCGCCTCTTACCCGGCAAATATACCTTTAAAGTTGCTGCTTACTCGCTAAAAACCGGTTTAACTGGTCGAACCGAAAGTTACCAATTTATTGTTAAACACAATCCTTGGACATCACCTTGGGCGATTGGCGGCTATTTATTGATTTTGTTGATTGGTTTTGCTGGCGTGTATTCGAGACGAGTAAAACAACAGCACATATTGCAAAAATTACACGATGATTCCTTGGCTGCAAAAGAACGTGCAAGATTAGCACTTGAAGCCAGTAATAGTGGCGTTTGGGTATACAACACGCAAAACAACCATTTGTATCAAGAGCGCATAACCTCTGACTTGGGCTATGGTAGTGAGGTTGAGAGCAGTTTACATGACCACATGATGTTAATTCATCCTGAAGATAGAAAACGCCTCGATGCGGAGTGGCGCTTATTTTCCACGGGTAAAACAAAACTTTGGGATGTGAGTTATCGCATGCGTGCGAAATCAGGTGACTGGGTTTGGTATCGTGATATGGGTAAACGCTCAAAAGAAAATAATAGCGATGGCAGCCCTGTTTATACCGGTACTTATACCAATATAAACGAAACAAAAAATAAAGCGATGGAAGCGCGATTATACGGTGAAGCCCTTCGTAAAATGAACGAGTGGCTCATTATTCTCGATAGCCAATTTCAACTTGTTGCATCCAATGAAGCGTTTAATAAACGTTTTTCACAAAATGGGCAAGATGCTAATCAGGCAACGCTTTTAGCTTTGTTCGATGAAAATAAGCAAGCTGAGTACCGTGAGCAGTTAGCAAAACTTAAACCAGGACAACACCTTCGTCGTGAAGAAGTTTGGGTATTTGATGATGAGCGCATTGATGTACTGCTATCAATTTCAACCATTGGTGATGAAAGCATTACCAACTACGTGGTGGTTGTAACGGATCTCACCCAACAAAAACAGGTTGAGCAAAAGCTTACTCAAATGGCTAATTTTGACCATTTAACTCAGTTGGCTAATCGAAGTTTAATTAACGATCGTATCGAGCAAGCTGTTTTACATGCAAAAAATAAAGTAGTTGCGGTGCTGTTTATTGACCTTGATCGTTTTAAACAAGTGAATGATTCCCTTGGCCATAGCATCGGCGATAGATTGCTTGTGCAAGTGGCAAATCGTATGACAAAGGTAGTGGGAGAGCAGCACAGTGTAGGCCGTCAAAGTGGTGATGAGTTTATTATTTTATTTGAAGATGTTGTGTCGCCCGAAGAAGTGAGCCAATATGCAAATGAGCTTAATAAACAATTAGAAAAACCTTACACCATTGATGGCAATACCATTAACATTAGTTCGTCTATTGGTATTTCATTTTATCCCTTTGATGCGGAAAGTACCGAAGAGCTTATCCAAAACGCAGATATTGCGATGATCCACGCTAAAAATAGTGGCCGTAACTGTTACCGTTTTTATACTGATCAACTTAATAAAGAAGCACGGAATCGCGTGCTACTTGAAAATGATTTAGTGAATGCCGTAAAACAAAATAAACTTACTAACTTTTATCAACCGATTATTAATACCCAGTCTCAAAAAACGGTGGGTGTTGAACTGCTACTTCGTTGGTTTAACAATGAGGAAATGATCTCTCCAGGAGTGTTTATTCCACTTGCAGAGCAAATAGGGCAAATTGTTAGGATCACGGAACTGGCTCTTGAAAAAGCAACACTAGAATTAAAAGACTGGTTGTTAATTGACAGTAATCGTTATTTATCAATTAATTTGTCAGCATTACATATTGGCCAACCTAATCTTGTAAAAAGTTTTTTGGATATTTTGGCGAGCACAGGTGTTTCGCCAAATCAAATTCGCCTAGAAATCACCGAAGGTATTTTGATTGATGATACAGCCAATGCCCTTGAACAGTTGCAGCGTTTAAAAGATGCAGGTTTTAAACTGTACTTAGATGATTTTGGTACTGGCTATTCATCGCTTACTTATATCAATCAATTCCCAATTGATGTAATCAAGATTGATCAGAGTTTTATTCGTCAAATGCTTTCCAGTAAAACGAATCAGGCAATTGTTCAAACTATTGCTGTGCTTGCTAAAAATCTAGGCACTTACTGTATTGCGGAAGGTGTTGAAGAGCTAACGCAAGTCACCGTATTAAAACGATTAGGTTGTCACAACTTGCAAGGGTTTTACTTTGCCAAGCCTGTGCCGGCAAATATCTTTCTGAGTGAAGACTTTCAATCGACTTTATCGAGAAAAATAAACGCGTGTAAAAACGCATAA
- a CDS encoding fasciclin domain-containing protein codes for MRNLLKITLMVSSMLLVAGCNDDDNNEKVEVPMIPEPTATTVVDVAVSNGSFTTLVAALQATGLDETLANADGNFTVFAPTDAAFDLLPEGTLEALLADTDTLSDILTYHVIGSKVDAATAISSAGSKVEMVNGDSVGLSLSGDNLLVNTVTVTATDIMADNGIIHVIDAVLMPPTDKGMPTTNIVETAVAAGTFNTLVAALQATNLDAVLADESKMYTVFAPTDDAFAMLGEETINTLLANTDVLSSILLQHVVMGEVDSVTAFTLNGMEAETVSGAKLPVSINSETDSLMIGGAKIVTKDIYTTNGIIHVIDAVIVGDVTVPEPVGNIVEVASQAGSFNTLLIAAAAAGLADVLADESATFTVFAPTDAAFAQIPESTLNALLADTEALKNVLLYHVIADAKVMSDGAVAVANSENNKVTMANTQMTALSLSGSDLYINASKVSAANVEASNGVIHVVDQVILPPSMKGEPTQNIVEVAVSNPDFSTLVTALQAANLVDALADETKSYTVFAPTNAAFDKIPDDALSALLADNTALTNVLLQHVVAAEIDSVSAYAANGKAVDTLANNDVSVDLINYTESTNSASDEVAYDAAGQMLVGGNGSAKAGYTLYVFDNDLGQASSTCVDACADAWPPVMVNDEMVDNIQGLSVITRADGTKQAAFMGRPLYFYAQDMAPGETKGDAVNNVWWKVSLPQVALQVQGANVVTTDIYTTNGVIHVIDTVITETLN; via the coding sequence GTGAGAAACTTATTAAAAATTACACTTATGGTGTCATCAATGCTCTTAGTAGCAGGCTGTAATGACGATGACAATAACGAAAAAGTCGAAGTGCCAATGATACCTGAACCAACAGCAACAACGGTTGTTGATGTTGCAGTAAGCAATGGCAGCTTTACTACCTTAGTTGCCGCGCTTCAAGCGACTGGCCTAGATGAAACATTGGCAAACGCTGATGGCAACTTCACGGTATTTGCCCCAACAGATGCCGCATTTGATTTATTACCCGAGGGCACATTAGAAGCATTACTAGCTGATACTGATACCTTATCCGACATCCTAACCTACCATGTAATCGGCAGCAAAGTTGATGCAGCAACAGCTATTTCAAGTGCAGGTTCAAAAGTTGAAATGGTTAATGGCGATTCTGTTGGTTTGTCGTTAAGTGGTGACAATCTACTTGTAAACACAGTGACCGTTACTGCTACCGACATTATGGCCGACAACGGCATAATTCACGTTATTGATGCTGTGCTAATGCCGCCAACAGACAAAGGCATGCCAACGACAAATATTGTTGAGACCGCTGTTGCAGCAGGTACGTTTAATACGCTTGTTGCTGCCTTACAAGCAACAAATTTAGATGCAGTGCTCGCTGATGAGTCGAAAATGTATACGGTATTTGCACCAACTGACGATGCTTTTGCAATGCTTGGTGAAGAAACCATTAATACGTTACTTGCTAATACCGACGTGTTAAGCAGTATTCTATTGCAACATGTTGTGATGGGTGAAGTTGACTCGGTTACTGCATTTACCCTAAACGGTATGGAAGCTGAAACAGTATCGGGCGCAAAATTACCGGTATCAATCAACTCAGAAACTGATTCACTGATGATCGGTGGTGCTAAAATTGTAACTAAAGACATTTACACGACTAACGGGATTATTCACGTAATTGATGCTGTTATTGTCGGTGACGTAACTGTGCCAGAGCCTGTTGGTAACATCGTTGAAGTAGCATCACAAGCTGGTTCATTTAACACACTACTGATTGCTGCCGCAGCCGCAGGGCTCGCAGATGTACTAGCTGATGAGTCAGCAACTTTCACCGTTTTCGCTCCAACGGATGCGGCTTTCGCACAAATCCCAGAAAGTACGTTAAACGCTTTACTTGCCGACACTGAAGCACTTAAAAATGTGTTACTTTATCATGTTATTGCTGATGCAAAAGTAATGTCTGATGGCGCAGTAGCTGTTGCGAATAGTGAAAATAATAAAGTGACTATGGCTAACACCCAAATGACTGCTTTATCACTTTCAGGATCTGATTTGTACATAAATGCGTCTAAAGTATCCGCTGCCAATGTTGAAGCAAGTAATGGCGTAATTCATGTGGTTGACCAAGTCATTTTACCACCATCAATGAAAGGCGAACCGACTCAGAACATCGTTGAGGTTGCCGTATCCAATCCTGACTTTTCAACCCTAGTGACCGCGCTACAAGCTGCAAATTTAGTCGATGCGCTAGCTGATGAAACTAAGTCTTACACGGTATTCGCACCAACTAATGCTGCGTTTGATAAAATCCCAGACGATGCGTTATCAGCATTACTTGCCGACAATACGGCTTTAACAAATGTGTTATTGCAACATGTTGTGGCTGCTGAGATAGATTCTGTTTCTGCGTATGCAGCAAATGGTAAAGCAGTAGACACTCTTGCAAACAATGATGTATCAGTGGATTTAATTAATTATACCGAATCAACTAATTCTGCGTCAGATGAAGTTGCTTATGATGCTGCAGGTCAAATGCTAGTCGGGGGTAATGGTTCTGCCAAAGCAGGTTACACACTATATGTGTTCGATAATGACCTTGGTCAAGCTAGCAGTACGTGTGTTGATGCATGTGCAGATGCATGGCCGCCAGTAATGGTTAATGATGAGATGGTTGATAATATTCAAGGTTTAAGCGTTATTACACGTGCTGATGGTACCAAGCAAGCCGCATTTATGGGTCGCCCTTTATACTTCTATGCTCAGGATATGGCACCTGGTGAAACAAAAGGTGATGCAGTTAACAATGTTTGGTGGAAAGTATCACTACCTCAAGTTGCTCTTCAAGTGCAAGGCGCAAACGTTGTGACAACCGATATTTACACTACAAATGGTGTAATTCATGTGATTGATACCGTAATCACTGAAACCCTAAATTAA
- a CDS encoding EAL domain-containing response regulator, with amino-acid sequence MHKNLVKIAVVDDSKTMLLTLKAMLNGLGYTNVETFTSARLAFGIVERDINAFHCILTDLNMPEFDGMAFIRKLGEVGYPGGVAIVSEMDERVIALAADLAKAHHVRLIGNLSKPVSIKQIEMVLDRLSTLNVVKQHALQYLSEQELIDAIENQQVEPYYQPKINSLTNRVESLEILARIVKPGHIDAILPQHFLPTAVSLGIENIITFQLVEKAARHYSELKVLFEHDFKLAINLSPKQMQDYFCAQQMATILCVNGLQPNQFIIEVTEEYALRTPEQLETLNRLRMNGYGVALDDFGTGFTNLNQLRTLPFTEIKIDRSFISSIRDDKFSQVIVKSLIDVTKEQKVELVAEGVEDIEDLEYLKQSEIGILLQGFFICRPKPIKEVIRWYSKWKQMTDKSFS; translated from the coding sequence ATGCATAAGAATTTAGTTAAGATTGCGGTTGTAGATGACAGCAAAACCATGCTGCTTACGCTTAAAGCGATGCTCAATGGTCTAGGTTACACCAATGTTGAAACCTTCACCTCTGCGCGCTTGGCTTTTGGGATTGTTGAACGAGATATCAACGCGTTTCATTGTATTTTAACAGACTTAAATATGCCTGAATTTGACGGTATGGCATTTATTCGAAAACTGGGTGAAGTAGGGTATCCTGGTGGTGTGGCAATTGTTTCTGAAATGGACGAGAGAGTGATTGCTTTAGCGGCAGATTTAGCGAAAGCGCACCATGTTAGATTAATAGGCAATCTCTCTAAGCCGGTAAGTATTAAACAAATTGAAATGGTACTAGATAGATTGAGTACGCTTAATGTTGTAAAGCAACATGCGCTGCAGTATTTGTCTGAACAAGAGTTGATTGATGCCATTGAAAACCAGCAAGTAGAGCCTTATTACCAACCCAAAATTAATAGTTTAACCAACCGAGTCGAAAGTTTAGAAATACTGGCACGTATTGTTAAACCTGGCCATATTGATGCCATTTTGCCGCAGCATTTTTTACCCACGGCAGTCTCGTTGGGTATTGAAAATATTATTACTTTTCAATTGGTTGAAAAGGCTGCGAGGCATTACTCAGAACTTAAAGTGCTGTTTGAACACGATTTTAAACTCGCCATCAATTTATCACCTAAACAAATGCAAGATTACTTTTGTGCACAACAGATGGCGACAATCTTATGTGTTAATGGGCTGCAACCAAATCAGTTTATTATTGAAGTAACAGAAGAATACGCCCTAAGAACACCTGAACAACTAGAAACGCTTAATCGTTTACGCATGAATGGTTATGGTGTGGCACTGGATGATTTTGGCACCGGCTTCACAAATCTAAATCAGCTTAGAACATTGCCTTTTACTGAAATTAAAATTGATCGCAGTTTTATTTCAAGCATTCGGGATGATAAGTTTTCACAGGTCATTGTTAAATCCCTAATTGATGTCACTAAAGAGCAAAAAGTTGAGTTAGTAGCTGAAGGGGTTGAAGATATAGAAGATTTAGAATACCTAAAACAAAGTGAAATAGGCATTTTACTGCAGGGCTTTTTCATCTGTCGGCCAAAACCAATTAAAGAAGTGATCCGCTGGTATTCTAAGTGGAAGCAAATGACTGATAAATCTTTTAGCTAA